The DNA window CATGCTTGAATGACCGGCGTTTTTAATGATTGCCATTTCCGAACCGGGTACCAGCGATTGAAAATATCGAACGGTTGAACTTCTTGCTTCATCAAATTCTCCTGCTATAAAAAGTGTTGGTATCTTAATCCTGGAAAGATTTTGATGATTATCGTAGTTTTTTAGCGTTCCAAGAGCCGTGAATTCGCTGGGCCCCCACATGTATTTATAAATAAATTTGTTGGATTCAGCTTTCCCGTCGTCCAGGGGATGCAGTGGCCAGGGATTTCTTCTGCCAAATTTAGACCAGTAAACACTGTCTGCGAATCTGTATTCCGGGGTATCAAAATTTTCACTCATTTCGGCCTCGCTGATTATTCCCTGTATAGAGTCACTCAAGCTGCTGATTAGAATATCCGCATCTTTTTCCCAGAGTTCGGTACTAAAATATGGCCCGCTAAATATTAATCCTTTGATTCCTTCGGGATGTTTAAGGTAATATTCGAGCGCCAATGCGGAGCCCCATGACTGGCCGAGCAAATAAAAATTCTCCAGCCCAATTTCATCTTTTACTAATTTGACCTGGCTTATGAAATTATCTATTTGCAACAATGAAGTATCCTGATGATGATCTGATTTTCCGCTTCCCAATTGATCAAACAAGATCAAAGGCCGTTCTTCTGAAATCGGAGAAAGAGGATAGAAATACCTACTTTTCCCTCCCGGGCCACCGTGTAATGCGAGAATGGGTGTTTCAGAACCACTACCAATAATTCGGAACCAGATTTTACCATTATCTGTAATTATGTAGTTTTCCTCTTCATTTAGGACATGTGGATTATTACAATACGTAAATGATGCAATCAATATTAAAATCGATATTATTGATACTTGCATTTTCATTTTTTCATATTTAATGTTTTGCAAAACCAGTTTTAATACTAAGTATTTTAGCACAGATGAAATTGATCGGTCAAATATTATTTTTCTCTTTCATTGAACAATGTTGATTTCGACATTATTGTAATAGGCGGCGGTGCCGCCGGATTTTTTGCCGCAATTCATGCTGCCGATAATGGCCATAGTGTATGCATCCTTGAAAAAACACAAAAGCTTTTATCCAAAGTAAAGGTAAGCGGAGGAGGCCGATGCAATGTCATGCACGATTTGGACTATCCATCTCAATTGGTCAATTATTATCCCAGGGGCGGTAAAAATCTAAAAAAGTCATTTGAAATATTCGGTCCCAAAGAAACGCGTGATTGGTTTGAGAAAAGAGGTCTGAAGTTGAAAACTGAAGAAGACGGCAGAGTATTTCCAATTACAGATGATTCTCAAACGGTTATTGACTTACTTCTAAATGAAGCTCAAAATAGGAATGTAGAAATCCGAAAAGGCGTAGAAATTATTAACATTAAAAAGGATAGCCAACTTTTTGTGCTCGATTCCAAAACCGGAGAAAAATATTTCGCTAAAAAAGTCATCATCTCAAGTGGCGGAAATAATAAATCATCTGCCTACGATTGGATCAGAAAACTGGATATTAACATTGCAAAACCCATTCCTTCGCTGTTTACATTTAATGTCCCACAGTCCGACATGAAAGATCTTATGGGCTTATCGGTTAAAAAGGGATCTGTGCAGGTGCCGGGCACAAAATGGAAAATGGAAGGTGCCATATTAATTACGCACTGGGGCTTTAGCGCACCGGCTGTCATCAAATTATCGGCCTGGGCAGCCATTGATTTTTTTAAGAAAAATTACCATTTTCCAATATTGATCAATTGGACGCCTTACGGTGAGGAGGAGATAAGATTAAAGCTCGCCGAATTCAGAGACAATCATCCTAAAAAAGCTGTACAGGCTAATCCTCTTTTTGGCTTGCCTTCAAGACTTTGGATCAGGCTTTGTGAGAATGCAGAAATAAATTCGAAGCAACATTATGCAGACCTCCCCAAAAAAGTATTCAATCGTTTTATCGAAATGATCATTCGATCTTCTTTTGATGTCAAAGGCAAAACTACATTTAAAGAGGAATTTGTGACCTGTGGTGGTGTAGAACTCTCGGAAGTGGATTTAAAAAGTTATGAATCCAAAAAAATACCGGGGCTTTATTTTGCAGGAGAAGTATTAAATGTGGATGGTATTACCGGAGGATTTAATTTCCAGCATGCATGGACAAGTGGCTATCTCGCCGGAAAATCTGCTTCGATTAGTATCGATAAATAAGCGTGGTATCGCTTACAATCAATATTAAGCTATCCACACCGGGTTGTTTCAAAGGACATAAATCAAATGATTTTTTCTTGACGAAATAAGCAAGACAAATTTCAGCATTATGAAAATCAAATTTCAATTTACGCGTCGGTGGATTATTTTTATATAAAGATCCGGAGTCAAGCAATGTCAGCCGCCATGTAGAACCGTCACATCCACTTGCACCATATTCAATTTCCATACAATTGTCTACAATGCCCAAATTCAATACAGACAATTGATCGTTTGATGCCGTATCAAAACGCAATGGATCAATTAGCACCTTTTCTGTACACATTGGATTGATCGAATCGCTGCAATAAAATTTTTCGATATTATCTACCGGATTCTGTGATGCGGCAGAATCATCATTATTGCATGAAAGCAAGGCTATTGAAACAATGATACCAAGAACAGATTTAATCAAAATATCCAATTCCGTATTTATTTATTGGAATGAAAGGCTACTCTGTTACCTTCCGAATCCTGAAAAAGGGCCATATAACCATGTTCTCCTTCCCCTATGGCTGTTTTGGGCATATAGATTTTCCCACCGGCTTTTTCAACTCTGGACAAAGCATCAGTAAGATCTTCTCCTGCGTTCAGGTAAACCAAGGCACCTTTTTCAGAAGGTTCATATCCCGGGCCGGACATAATGGCTCCGCCAACGGCATCCGCTTCTATTTCAGATGGGAAAAAAGCCATTTTATGCTCAGGGCTTCCTATATCAAAATCCTGCATTTTTGCGTCCAGGACCGTTTCATAAAATTTTTTACCTCTTTCGAAATCGGCGACCGGAATTTCAAACCAACTAATTGCATTTTTCATGATTTAAAGTGATTAATTATCTATTGAAAATAATAAAAAATCAATGTATTGAAATTAATTTTTGATGAGTGGCGCGTACATCACTCAATTATAAAGTCAGGTCTTTTTATATTACTAAAACATTCAGGTTTAGGTAATTTCTCAGGATTGTTAAAAAATTCATTGGCTGATTCCATGCCACAGGGATTGCTCCAATAAGTAGTTGGACTATGCTGCCAACCTTTAAAAATAATATGATGTGCATTTTCCAAATTACTCAACATGGCATTCGCCCACTTATAGGGGGTAAACGTATCGTACTCACCGCTAATCAACAAAGCTGGTATATTACTTTTTATGGATTCATTTTCCTTATTACTGGCTTCATTAACATTCCAAATTTTACAAAGCTCCCTGCTGTACAATAGAGTTGACTCGCCTTGAAGAAAAGGAAAAGTCCTGCTTGCCTGTTTTTCATCTTCAGCACCAATGAATGAAGTTTCTTCTGAACACCATACCGATAAGCGCATTCCCAAACCATGTCCTAGAGGTCTACCCTGAGCTAAGGAAATAATTTGTGCCTCAATAACTTCATAGTTTCCCTCTAAAATTTGATTGATAATTAAAGGTGCTTTTAAAATTTGAGAGGTATTCAAATCTGCAATGAAATAGAAAAGATCAGCGCCTTGAACAAAATATTTTTGCGCTTTACCTTTTGCGCGCACTTTAATATTGAGTTCAATGGGAGTTTCGTTACAATAATTGATAAAGTCATAAAATCTTTCTTCCAGCCTGGGATAATTTAAATTGCACAATGAATCAGAACGACAATCATTAAAAAGCTTATCGTATACAATTTTTATATTTTCAGCGCTTGATAAATCATAATTTGCTTCTAATGGCAGTGGAGAATCCATGACAACGCTTCGCAATCCCTCCGGATAATCACGCATTATAATTTGTGCGATTTTCGTCCCGTAAGAAATTGTAAGAAGATTGTATTCTTCAATTCCCAAATGCTTTCTAAGAGCCTGTATATCAGCTGCTGTTTCAAGACTATTATACCCGTTCAAATCAATATCTTTTTTGATTAGATTTTGCCTGCATTTTGCCACGGCATTTTCTACAATGTCAAAATTTTCTTTATGCATTAGTCTTAATAATTCCGCCTGGTTAAATGCTTTTCCCAGATCCGGACAAGCCAAATTTGGTTTTGCATACTGAGTCCCTCTTTGTTCAAAGAGAATAAAATCACGATCGTCTAGGTATCTATAGTAATTCATGTACGGAACGGCGCTCATTATCGAAGAACCCGGCCCCCCAACCAAGTAAATTATGGGATCCTTTTTTGGATTAGAAGAGCGGCTTTTAAAAATGTAAACAGGTAGTTCAATCAATTTGGAATCTGGATTTGAGCGATTCTCAGGCACCCTTAAATAACCAAATTCATACTTTTGACCTTCTTTTACCTTGTGAAGTGATTTTGCATCTCTGACAAATGAAGATCTTGTTTCTCTGGTTTTTACTTGAGAAACTGCTATTTCTGAAAAGACAAGAAATAATAGGAGTAACTGGATATTCATAATTTTTTACTTTCTTCTTTCTGCAGTCCAAACTGCCAAAAAATCTCTTTCTAGAGCATGAGTGCTTCCATATAATATTCCTTCCTTATAATAGAAACTTGTGTTGTAAATACCACTATTATCGCCTGAAACCAGTGCTGCATAAAGCAAATTTGTTTGAGTATTGATCTGAGCGTTTTTCATTGATACTCCTTCTCTATAAAAGGTACCTTCCATTTTCATGTTTGTTGCTCTGGTAATTTTCATCTGAGCGAAATTATTATCTGTTTTATCGTAAGGGCTCATATCAAGAATCCATTCTCCAATTAAAACATCTGGATTAATGGAGTTGCTATTCTGTGCATTTAAGGTTTGAGATGCGAATAGAATTAGAATTAGCATTAAAAATTTTATGATTTTCATTGTTGAAATAATTTAGTGAGGCACTAAACTAAATTGATAAGCTAGTCATGTCGTTTCAATTCGCGAAATGACACCTATTGTGTAGAAAAAAGAGGGTTCAATTTTCCAATTGACACATTAGTCAAGATTCTTAATTTCATTCGGTGAAATGCCTAAATGTTTCTTGACTGCCCTGTTGAAAGAAGATTTGGAATTAAATCCAGCTTCCATGGCTAGCGCTAATAAAGTGTAATGCTGATTCTCGGGTTGAGAGATCAGGCGTCTTACTTCATCCACTCTAATTTTATTAATATAATCGTTAAATTTTTGCTTTTTTATTTCACTAAGGCTCTTCGAAAGCAAATAAGGCTTAACCTTCAATTTTTCGGCTGTTGTGTTAAGAGAAAGATTCGGGTTCTTGTACAACTTATCTTCTTCCATGGTCTTTTCCAGGATTTGATCTATTTCAATAAGCCTTTTTCTATCATCATCAGAAATCATTTCTTTAATCGTTGCACCTATTTCATTGCGTCTTCGAAATCCTTCCAATCCAACCCAATAGGTCAGACCGGATAATCCTATGAAAAATGGATAATAGTAAAATCTAATAAAATAAAAATACGAGTCTTCTGTGGTTATGCGGTAAAAAATGAGATCTAAGAGTAAGATGACAAAGACTATTGAAAAGTAGATTTTAAAGGAAAATACGATTCTCTTTAGCCATTTTTTGTGATCTTTTTCAAATTTTACATTTGGCGGAATTGTGTTTAATAATTTTTGAGCCTTGCTTGCATAGTATATAATTAAAATACTGGCAATAATGTAAATAGTTGAATTGTTCATCCAGACTACATACCCCCAATAACCTAACCAACTCAAACTTTCTCGTGTGCCATCCCAATAGAAATTCTGAAAACGAACAAATTCGCTTATAATAATTTGGATGATTACAGGTAAAAAATGAATTCTGTCCTTCTTTCTGATTTTAAAGCCGGGAAAGACTTGAGCTTTCACATAAAAATAGAGAAGTGCTGGTGTCAACCAACTGATATCCAACATAAAATAATACCAGGTATCGTAATAGCCCAATCCAAAAAGACGCAAAATTTGAATTGTCAGTCGATAAGAAAGCAAAAAAAGTATTCCGGCTAGAATTTGATTCGATACCTTTTTTTGTCCATTATTTCTCAATAGAATTATACCAAATACTATACCCTGGAATGCCCCAATGCCTAAAATCAAGACTATAATTATTGTAGAAATCTCCATTTGTTAATAGTGGGCTGAAAAAATTAAATCAATTATTTGGATTAATAATTAGAACTATTCGAAGCTTCCAAATATAAGCAGAATGTGAATCCTAGTCATTAGGTCTGATCTAATTGTAATTATTGAACAAACATTATCAATTCTGCTATGGTAATTGTAACTTTGCAGCCCCAAAAAAATTAGCGATATGTTAAACGCTTCAAATATTTCTCTAAGATTCGGTAAACGAGTCCTTTTTGAGGATGTAAACCTCAAGTTCACCACCGGCAATTGCTATGGTGTAATCGGCGCAAATGGTGCCGGAAAATCTACATTCCTAAAAATCCTTTCAAAAGAACTCGATCCAACCACCGGAAGTATCTCAAAAGATCCGAATGCGCGAATGTCCATTCTCAGACAGGATCACAATGCATTCAAAAATGAAACGGCTCTGGATACTGTCATGATGGGTAACGAGGATCTCTGGAAGGTCAAGCAGGAAAAAGATGCCATTTATCTGAAAGAAGATTTTTCTGATGCTGACGGTGAAAAAGCCGCGCATTTGGAAGCACAATTTGCAGAAATGGATGGCTGGAATGCCGAAGCGGATGCAGCTGAATTATTGAGTAAACTCGGAATTTCTGAAGACTTGCATTACACGATTCTCGATGAGTTGACAGGAAATCAAAAGGTGCGGGTGCTTTTGGCACAGGCGCTTTTTGGCAACCCAGACATCTTATTACTCGATGAGCCTACCAATGACCTTGACGTTGAAACAGTCATCTGGTTGGAAGACTTCTTGGCTGATTTTAAAAATACTGTGATTGTTGTTTCTCACGACCGTCATTTCCTCGATAATGTATGTACACATATGGTCGATATTGACTTTAGCAAAATACAGATGTTTACAGGTAATTATACCTTTTGGTATGAGTCAAGTCAGCTGGCGCTGAGACAACAACAACAACAAAATAAAAAGGCCGAGGAAAAGAAAAAAGAACTCGAGGATTTTATCCGTCGATTCAGCGCCAACGTAGCGAAATCCAAACAAGCTACCAGTAGAAAGAAAATGATAGAAAAGCTGGACATTTCCGATATAAAACCCTCCACCAGAAAATACCCATATATCGGTTTTCAGCAAGAGCGCGAAGTCGGGGATCAGATATTACAGGTAGAAAATCTTGGAAAAAAACTCGATGGAAGGTATTTGTTTTCAAATTTGAATTTCACCTTTGATCAGGGTGACAAAATCGCTCTAATTTCAAGGGATTCACTGGCCATAACCACTTTTTACAAGATTTTATCCAAAGAGGAAAAAAGCGATGAAGGTGCTTTTAAATTTGGTCAAACCGTTACAAAGGCCTATTTACCCAATGATAACAGCAAGTATTTTGAAAACAATCTCAATCTGGTAGATTGGTTACGTCAGTATTCTGTAAATCAGGATGAGACATTTATCCGAAGTTTTTTAGGAAGAATGCTCTTTGCAAAAGAAGAAGCATTGAAAAAATCATCGGTGCTATCCGGAGGAGAAAAAGTGCGTTGCATGATATCAAGAATGATGCTTCAAGGCGCCAATTTCCTCATGTTGGATGAGCCGACCAACCACCTTGATTTGGAAAGTATCCAGGCTTTCAATCAGGGATTGAGGGATTTTAAAGGACAGGTGATATTCACTTCAAGAGACCATCAATTCACGCAAACAGTAGCCAATAGAATTATCGAAATAGGGCCAAATGGAATGGTCGATAAAAAGATCGATTTCGATTCTTACATCCGCGATGAAGAATTGAGAGAAAGACGGGAAGCCCTGTACGCTTCAGAGGTCAATGCCTGATGAAAAGACCGCTGATTATCCTGCATGGAGCTTTAGGAGCAAAATCTCAATTTGAAAAACTGGCCAAAAAACTTGAATCCGATTTTGATGTTCGCCTCTTAAATTTTGAAGGGCACGGCGGCAGAACATCGGAGCGAGACTTTTCCATCGATAATTTTTCTCAAAACCTGAGTGATTATTTAAAGGAGGAAAAACTCAAAAGTGTGCTTGTATTTGGATATAGCATGGGAGGCTATGTAGCCATTAATACTGCTCTAAATTATCCCGGATTTATACAAAAAATTATTACCCTTGGAACCAAATTTGACTGGAATCCCGATTCTGCAAAACAGGAAATTAAAATGCTTGATCCTGAAAAGATCAAAGAAAAAGTGCCTCAATTTGCCGAAAGTTTGAAAAAAAGACATACTCCGGGAAAATGGGAGGATGTTCTGAATAAAACGGCCCCTATGATGCTCAAACTCGGTGATGGCGAAGCATTGAATTTTAATCATTTTGAATTGCTTGACATTCCGGTTAAAATAATGGTAGGCGAAATGGACAAAATGGTTTCAATTGAAGAATCGAAAAATGTAGCCAAATGGATTCCGGGAGCGGAATTCGAGATACTTAAAAACTGCAAACATCCTATTGAACAATGCGATCTAGAGCTACTCACTCAGAAAATTTCAGATTTCCTATAAAACCTCAATTAAAATAGCTGCCAAGATTCCTATAAGTCTCTGGTAGACTTGGTCAGCCTCGGCTGATAAATTTAGTACAGCAAGTCGAAGGTATCACTTTGGGTTAATAGGATTTTTACAGATTAGCGTCTGCCGGCAGGTAGTTAAATGTCAAAACGTTAGTTAAATGATCCTTGTCAGGAGAGGAGAACCAGATAGGAATCAATGCATGTTACGGCTCAAGCGATGTAAAACAGATGATTTTTAATTAAATTTAACTCTTAAAATCTGACAAATGACTAGAGAGACTTTAATAAAGAAGGCCATTGATAATATATCAAAGTTACCTGACCAAAAATTAAGGGAGGTTTCTGACTTTGCCGAATTTCTTTTAAATAGAATTGAAAATCAAATAGTTACAGAAGGTATTCAAAAACTAGTTTCTAACTCGAATGCATTCAAATTTCTGAAAGACGAAGAAGACCTTTATTCAGAAAAAGATCTAAAAGAGAAGTATAAATGACAAAAGGTGACATTGTACTTGTACCATTTCCCTTTACTGACCTCTCTAGTATAAAAAATAGACCAGCATTAATTCTTGTGAAGGGAGAGACAGATATAACAGTCTCTTTCATCACAACATAGTTAAAATGGCAAGAAGAATTTGATGTAAAAATTCAAGCATCATCGATAAACGGACTTAAAAGAACTTCATTAATCAGGTTAAGCAAATTAGCAACAATAGATAAGGACTTAGTAATAGGAAAATTTGGTAATTTATTACTAATTGAATTAAAACAAGTCGATGAAAATTTGAGTAAAATTTTCAAGATTGGACTTGCTTAGTCCTCCACCCTTCTTTTTGGCTGAAGCCGGGTTATAAGCGTAATGAGGATGCCGATTAAATTCATATTCTATTATTAATCAGAGTCTTCTGCGTTTGAACTGATGGTAAACAACAAAGAAGTTCCTTTCTCTGAGCCTGAGCGAAGAGACTCTAATGGTAGGTAAATGGAGACTCTTTGTTGCACTCAGAGAGAGGAACTACTAAGAGGAGGTAAAAGTGTAACGAGGATGCCAATGAAAATTCATATTCTGCATTTTTCAATTGTCAATCTGAATTTTTTGCGAATGATTCTGATGGTTGGAAATCCTATTGAACAGTGCGATCTTGAGCTACTCACTCAGAAAATTTCAGATTTCCTATAAAACCTCGATTAAAATAGCAGAAAGTGCGCCTATCAAGGCCGGTACAATATTGCCAAG is part of the Hyphobacterium sp. CCMP332 genome and encodes:
- a CDS encoding alpha/beta fold hydrolase — protein: MNIQLLLLFLVFSEIAVSQVKTRETRSSFVRDAKSLHKVKEGQKYEFGYLRVPENRSNPDSKLIELPVYIFKSRSSNPKKDPIIYLVGGPGSSIMSAVPYMNYYRYLDDRDFILFEQRGTQYAKPNLACPDLGKAFNQAELLRLMHKENFDIVENAVAKCRQNLIKKDIDLNGYNSLETAADIQALRKHLGIEEYNLLTISYGTKIAQIIMRDYPEGLRSVVMDSPLPLEANYDLSSAENIKIVYDKLFNDCRSDSLCNLNYPRLEERFYDFINYCNETPIELNIKVRAKGKAQKYFVQGADLFYFIADLNTSQILKAPLIINQILEGNYEVIEAQIISLAQGRPLGHGLGMRLSVWCSEETSFIGAEDEKQASRTFPFLQGESTLLYSRELCKIWNVNEASNKENESIKSNIPALLISGEYDTFTPYKWANAMLSNLENAHHIIFKGWQHSPTTYWSNPCGMESANEFFNNPEKLPKPECFSNIKRPDFIIE
- a CDS encoding VOC family protein is translated as MKNAISWFEIPVADFERGKKFYETVLDAKMQDFDIGSPEHKMAFFPSEIEADAVGGAIMSGPGYEPSEKGALVYLNAGEDLTDALSRVEKAGGKIYMPKTAIGEGEHGYMALFQDSEGNRVAFHSNK
- a CDS encoding NAD(P)/FAD-dependent oxidoreductase, with the protein product MNNVDFDIIVIGGGAAGFFAAIHAADNGHSVCILEKTQKLLSKVKVSGGGRCNVMHDLDYPSQLVNYYPRGGKNLKKSFEIFGPKETRDWFEKRGLKLKTEEDGRVFPITDDSQTVIDLLLNEAQNRNVEIRKGVEIINIKKDSQLFVLDSKTGEKYFAKKVIISSGGNNKSSAYDWIRKLDINIAKPIPSLFTFNVPQSDMKDLMGLSVKKGSVQVPGTKWKMEGAILITHWGFSAPAVIKLSAWAAIDFFKKNYHFPILINWTPYGEEEIRLKLAEFRDNHPKKAVQANPLFGLPSRLWIRLCENAEINSKQHYADLPKKVFNRFIEMIIRSSFDVKGKTTFKEEFVTCGGVELSEVDLKSYESKKIPGLYFAGEVLNVDGITGGFNFQHAWTSGYLAGKSASISIDK
- a CDS encoding ATP-binding cassette domain-containing protein encodes the protein MLNASNISLRFGKRVLFEDVNLKFTTGNCYGVIGANGAGKSTFLKILSKELDPTTGSISKDPNARMSILRQDHNAFKNETALDTVMMGNEDLWKVKQEKDAIYLKEDFSDADGEKAAHLEAQFAEMDGWNAEADAAELLSKLGISEDLHYTILDELTGNQKVRVLLAQALFGNPDILLLDEPTNDLDVETVIWLEDFLADFKNTVIVVSHDRHFLDNVCTHMVDIDFSKIQMFTGNYTFWYESSQLALRQQQQQNKKAEEKKKELEDFIRRFSANVAKSKQATSRKKMIEKLDISDIKPSTRKYPYIGFQQEREVGDQILQVENLGKKLDGRYLFSNLNFTFDQGDKIALISRDSLAITTFYKILSKEEKSDEGAFKFGQTVTKAYLPNDNSKYFENNLNLVDWLRQYSVNQDETFIRSFLGRMLFAKEEALKKSSVLSGGEKVRCMISRMMLQGANFLMLDEPTNHLDLESIQAFNQGLRDFKGQVIFTSRDHQFTQTVANRIIEIGPNGMVDKKIDFDSYIRDEELRERREALYASEVNA
- a CDS encoding alpha/beta fold hydrolase; amino-acid sequence: MKRPLIILHGALGAKSQFEKLAKKLESDFDVRLLNFEGHGGRTSERDFSIDNFSQNLSDYLKEEKLKSVLVFGYSMGGYVAINTALNYPGFIQKIITLGTKFDWNPDSAKQEIKMLDPEKIKEKVPQFAESLKKRHTPGKWEDVLNKTAPMMLKLGDGEALNFNHFELLDIPVKIMVGEMDKMVSIEESKNVAKWIPGAEFEILKNCKHPIEQCDLELLTQKISDFL
- a CDS encoding helix-turn-helix transcriptional regulator: MEISTIIIVLILGIGAFQGIVFGIILLRNNGQKKVSNQILAGILFLLSYRLTIQILRLFGLGYYDTWYYFMLDISWLTPALLYFYVKAQVFPGFKIRKKDRIHFLPVIIQIIISEFVRFQNFYWDGTRESLSWLGYWGYVVWMNNSTIYIIASILIIYYASKAQKLLNTIPPNVKFEKDHKKWLKRIVFSFKIYFSIVFVILLLDLIFYRITTEDSYFYFIRFYYYPFFIGLSGLTYWVGLEGFRRRNEIGATIKEMISDDDRKRLIEIDQILEKTMEEDKLYKNPNLSLNTTAEKLKVKPYLLSKSLSEIKKQKFNDYINKIRVDEVRRLISQPENQHYTLLALAMEAGFNSKSSFNRAVKKHLGISPNEIKNLD
- a CDS encoding proline iminopeptidase-family hydrolase, which encodes MKMQVSIISILILIASFTYCNNPHVLNEEENYIITDNGKIWFRIIGSGSETPILALHGGPGGKSRYFYPLSPISEERPLILFDQLGSGKSDHHQDTSLLQIDNFISQVKLVKDEIGLENFYLLGQSWGSALALEYYLKHPEGIKGLIFSGPYFSTELWEKDADILISSLSDSIQGIISEAEMSENFDTPEYRFADSVYWSKFGRRNPWPLHPLDDGKAESNKFIYKYMWGPSEFTALGTLKNYDNHQNLSRIKIPTLFIAGEFDEARSSTVRYFQSLVPGSEMAIIKNAGHSSMTDNPKQYLKELSPFISKIE
- a CDS encoding DUF2281 domain-containing protein, with product MTRETLIKKAIDNISKLPDQKLREVSDFAEFLLNRIENQIVTEGIQKLVSNSNAFKFLKDEEDLYSEKDLKEKYK